The sequence ATTATATTGTAATCTTTGCTGGCTACTTATAAATGTTTCTCTCAAAAAAAAAGTTTAAAATTAATGAAGATTAAAGATAATCCGTATTTTTTTATCATTTATAGAAATTTTACTGGGAATATCTTGAATATAATAAAAATAAATTAAGAAGAAAGGCATATAAATTTCAAGACTAAAATAATAAATATGTATCGTCCATCTTATGTCGCCGGAAGTTTTTATCCCGGAGACAAATCATCACTTCAAAAAATGATTGAAAAATATATCGAAGAAGCAAAGAAAGATATTGATTTTATTGATGAAGGGAAGAATGTTGGCATGTTATGCCCTCATGCAGGATATGTCTATTCTGGAAAAACTCAAGCACACTCTTATTATTATATGTCAAGTTCACCTCCAGAAACTTTTGTGATACTTGGGCCAAACCACACTGGATTAGGATTGCCCGTAGCTTTGATGGATAAAGGTTCCTGGGAAACTCCTTTTGGCGAAATAAAGATCAACGAAGAACTTGCTTCAAAAATAGTTGAAAACTCTGGATTTGTAGGAGTTGATTCAGCCGCCCATAAATACGAGCATTCAATAGAGGTGCAGTTGCCATTTTTGCAGTACACAAAAAAGGATGCAACTTTTGTACCAATATGTATGGGTATTCAAGATAAAGAAACGGCTGTTGAGATAGGTAAGGCAATAGCAAAGTCAAGTAAAGAACCTTTGGGAGTAATTGCATCAAGTGACCTTGTCCATTATGGAAACCGATTTGGATATAATCCCTTGAGAGGGAATAAAGAAGAAACTCTTTCTTGGATAAAAAAGAATGATATGGAAATATTGAAGATGGCTGAAAACTTCGACATAGATAGATTGTACAATTTTATAGATAGTAAGGACTATACTACTTGCGGATATGGCCCACTTTCAGCTATGCTTTCATGCATGCGAGAGCTTGGTGCAAAAAAAGCAAGAATTTTAGACTATTCAAATTCATATGAAACTTCCGGAGATTGGAGTGCAGTTGTAGGTTATGGGTCGGTGGGGATTAGATGCTAGTATCGGCGCCAGGGAAAATAATTCTATTTGGAGAGCATTCTGTCGTTTATGGAAAAGGGGCAATTGCGTCAGCGATTGATCTAAGAACATATACTGATGGAAAGCTATTGAATGATAAAGTAATCAAGATTCATGCTAATGATCTTAAAATACCCGGACTCAGCATATCATTTTCTGAAGAAGAAATCTTTTTAGGAACTGACTATGGCAAAGCCGGATTTGTAGTGTCCTATGTAAAATCAGCTATTGACAGGGTATTCAGTGAATATGGTTCACGAAAAGGGTTTGAAGTTTCTATAAGATCGGATATCCCTGTTGGGGCCGGCCTTGGATCATCTGCAGCTGTTGTTATCCCAACATTAAAGCTTCTTTCAGAGCTTCTCGAAATGAAATTCTCAAATGAAGAGATAGCAAAGATGGGCAAAGAAGTTGAATTTGAAGTCCAAGGAAGCTCAAGCGGTATCGATCCGGCAGTTTCAGCACTTGGTGGCGGAGTTTATTTTAAGAAAGGAAAGATTGAAAGGTTTTCTGCTCCAAACTTACCTTTGATAGTTGGATACACGGGAGAAAAGGGAAGCACTAAAGTTCTTCTTGAAAAAGTAAAGGCTCTAAAAGAAGAGTATCCAGGGATTGTAGACAATATAATGGATGCCATGGAAGAGATAGCAGATAAAGGCAGAAGAATACTAAGCGATAACGGTGACCTAAAAGAACTAGGTTCTTTGATGAATATAAATAACGGACTTCTTGAAGCAATAGGCGTTTCAACGAAAGAGCTTTCTGAACTTGTTTTTGCCTCAAGGATTTCTGGGGCTCTTGGTGCAAAGATTACAGGTGCAGGCGGTGGAGGGTGTATGTATGCCCTTGCACCTAACAAGATGAAAGAAGTCGAAACTGCAATAAGAATTGCAGGAGGAATACCAATAAAGACAAAAACAACTGATGAAGGGGTAAGGGTTGAACGTGAGTAGTTATTTAGACTATATAAAAAATAATAGAGCTAGAGATTACTCAGTTAAGAAAGCTTCAACTGATTTTGTTTCTCAGGATGTTGCAAAAAAAGTAAGAAGTATATATTCCGGCATGCATGAGTACGATAGAACGCCCCTTGTTTCTTTAGAAAAGCTTTCAGGAAAAATTGGTGTTGGGAAAATTTTAGTTAAAGATGAATCCTATAGATTTGGCCTTAATTCCTTTAAGTCTCTTGGAGGCGTCTATGCTATTTACAAGACTCTAGAAGAGATTGCCGGCAAGAATATTTCTATATCGGAGATATTCTCCCCTCAATTTAAGGAAACTATTGGCGAATTGACTTTTTCTGCTGCAACTGATGGCAATCATGGGTTAGGTGTTGCATGGGCTTCTATGAATCTCGGCCAGAAGGCAGTTATTTATCTGCCAAAAGGAACGGTTCCCCAGAGGATTGAGGCGATAAAAAAGACAGGAGCTAAAGCAGTTGTAATAGACGGTAACTACGATGATGCTGTAGAGAAGATGGCAAGAGATGGAGAAAACGAAGGTTGGCAGGTAATATCTGATACAGCATGGGAAGGATACCAAGATATACCAACTTGGATAATGCAAGGCTACACAGTTCTTTTTGATGAAGCGATGGAAGAAATAAAAGAAAATGGTGGAGATATGCCCACCCATATAATTCTTCAGGCAGGTGTTGGTTCTTTTTCTGCTTCAGGAGTTGGATACTTTAACTCAATCTATGGAAAGAAGAGACCAATTTCAATTATTGTCGAGCCGGATAACGCAGCTTGCTTTTATGAGTCAATGCAGATAAACGATGGAAAGCCACACAGAGCAAAAGGCGACCTCTCAACCATAATGGCGGGATTATCATGCGGCGTGCCAAACCCAATAGCATGGGATATACACCTTGACTACTCAGATGTCTTTGTTTCATGTAGAGATGAGCTCTCTGCCCTTTCAATGAGGAGTTTAGGAAATCCTTTGAAGGGGGATAAAAAAGTCATATCTGGTGAAAGTGGCGCAATTGGCCTTGGAGTATTAATGTATATAAAAAATGATCTAGAAATAGGAAAAGATTCAGAAGTTCTTTTGATTAGCACTGAAGGTGACACTGACCCCAAAGGATACCTAGATGTTGTCTGGGGAGGAAAGCTCCCATCAGAACTCCCTATATAGTCAAGATGATTATTACCCCAACTGCCATCAGAGCAATCCACCACATTTTCTCATGCTTGAATATTTTGCTTCCGTCAAGAGGCCCAAAAGGCAAGAGATTAAATACTCCGATAAATGCGCTGACATATGCTACCTGTGCCAGTAAAGGAATAAATGTGAATCTAAATAGAGCTAGAGTAGATACTGCAACAATCATATTTGCAAGAGGTCCTGACAGGGATATTTTTGCATCCTTCTTTTCATCGGTCAATCCATAAATATAGACTGCTCCGGGGGCTGCAAATACAATCCCAAGGGCAAATGACATCCCTAAGGCGAGTAAGAGTCCCGTCTGCCAAAGATGAAACTGGGCAGGATATCCATATTTAATCGCAGTAAATTTATGTGAAAGCTCATGAAGCAAAAATGCTGCTCCAACTATAACAAAATACTTCGGAAGTGACGAGATAAAAAGTATCATTCTATTCACATTACTTAATGCGAACACCCCACCGCTAAATGCAAATCCAAAAGCAATGGACAATGCTGCCCATGCAACTAAAAGTTCAGTGATTTCTTTGTTAGTAAAATTATTCATGTGATTCACCAAGGTATCTTTTTATCCCAGAAACATGTCCTGCTCCCACGATAGCTAAAACCTTTTCCTTCTGTATTCTTTTTAAGTTTTCTGCCATGAATCTATCTCGCTCATCGACAAGCACTTCATATATGAATGGATACCTCTCTTTAATTTCACTAATTAACTCTAAAGGATTTTCATAAACATAATCTATTGAGTATTCTTTGTCTGGGAGAATTGCATCTTTTAGAATCATGACTTTTTCCTTGAATCCAACTTTTTCCAAGAGCCTTTGAATTGTTAGCTTAAGATCCCTATCAATCAGCACAATAGGTATCCCTAAAGATCTAGCCTCCATTGCTGCTTCAATCATTTCTCTGCCAGCTACGATTCCACTGTCTGTTGATATCTTCTTTTGAAGGTATGACATAAATAAAAGTAAAAGAGCATTCTTAAAACCAAAGTCTTTCATCTCCTTCAAAGTTGGTTTTCTATCGTCGCTATGTAAAAGTGCATCAAGCCTTGCAGGATCAAGCTCAAGGGCAACTATATCGGGTTTCTCTTCCCTTATAGCTTCTCTAACTTCAATAACACTCTTCTCATAGATGTGGGCAGTGCCAACTATAATATAATTAGTATCCCCGACCTTTAGAACTTCCTTCATTTACATCCTCTTTAGCATCAGTATTTCAGAAAATTTAAGGATATCAGTTTTAGAGATGAATCCGATTAATCTACCGTTTTCTATAACTGGCGCCCTTCCAAGATTTTTTTCAGCAAGCTTTGTGTGTAATTCAAATACTTCCATATTGGGAGTTGCAGTAATGATATCTTTTGTCATGACATCTTGGATTTTTGTTTCAAACCATTTAATCCTTGGAACTGAGAGAAGTTCATTAGTTGTTATTATGCCAAGAACATTGCCATCGAGGACAACTGGATAGCCTTTGTGCCTCTTTTCAATCAAGATTTTTTCAAAGTCCTCTAGCGTATCATTTGGTGAAACTGTAACTACATCCTTCACCATTAGGTCCTTTACCTTTATCCCTTTGAGTGCTGATGACATCTGGGTTGACTGGTATTCGCCCATGCCACCCATGTATATGAAAAAGGCGATTATGATAAGCCAAGGATTATAGAAAACGCCCACAAATGCAAAGACTATTGCAAGGCCCTGACCTATCCTAACTGAAATTTCAGTTGCCCTTAGATAATCCATCCTTGATGATAAAAAGGCCCTTAAGACCCTGCCGCCGTCCATTGGGAACGCAGGGATGATGTTGAACGCTCCAAGTAAAAAGTTCAAGGACATCACAATTCTAACTATATCTGTCAATGAGCCCAACTGAATCCAGTTAAGATCAAAGTACATTTTTAGTCCAAAAAGGGAACCAAATAAGAATAATATGACTCCTAAAGTTATGCTTGTAATCGGACCTATTACGGCTATTGCAAACTCATGGCCCTTTGGTATAGCCTCCATCTGGGATACGCCACCTATCGGCAGAAGGGTAATCTTTTTAATCTTAGCGCCGTAATGCCTTCCAACAAGAGAGTGCGCCAACTCATGCACTAAAACTGAAGCGAACAAAAGCACTATGACTAAAAGCGGAATGAACCCAAATATCGAAAATATCAAAAGAAGCAGCAAAAATGTAATATGAAGCTCTATCGGGATCCCGAGTATACTTCCAAACTTTAAACTCCAAGGCATAAACTGTCTTTAGAAATTGTCACTTATAAGTTTTAGTTATTGGGGGAGCCAAAAAATTTGTACCCTTTGAGAAATTATACTGCATTGGCTCCCAAACTAAAGAAATGAGGTACATTTATATAATTTTGGTTGAGCCAAATTGAATACTAATTCTAATAAAAGAATTTAAGTTACCATTAACAAAAAATTGGAGAAAATAGGGCTTATGCTATACTTATAGATAATCTTTTATACCCAGGTATACCAAAGTATACAGGTGAGATTGTGGTTACTACTATCAAAATCCATGAAGATACTAAACAGGCAATAGATTTATTCCGAGAATATAAAAACGAAAGCTATGATGAAGTTATAAAAAAAATCCTATATATTGCAAAGAACTGTAGAGATAATAAAGAATTAAGCTTAGAAACTATTGAAGCAATTGAGAAAGCTAGAGAAAGAATAAAAAAAGGTGAATTTTTAACGGAAGAAGAAGCGAAATTAAGACTTGGTTTATGATTTTGAAGTTTAGAAAACTTTTTTAACATAAAATTATTTTTATACGTAAATGTATCAAATCAAGTTTGATAACGAAGCTATTAATTTTTTAAATGGTCTGTCAAAAAATCTTAAAGAGAGGATTTATTATAAAATAATTTCTACGAAAGATAATCCCCATCATTATTTTGAAAAATTGACTGGAAGAGAGGATTATAAACTTCGAGTCGGAAATTATAGAGTTATAGCAGATATAGATGATCAAGCTAAATTCATTTATATTACGCATATAGGCCATAGAAAGAATATTTACAAAAATATATAAGAAAAATCAACGGACCAGGGGGGATTCGAACCCCCGACCTATAGCTTAGGAGGCTATCGCCATATCCACTAGGCCACTGGTCCCAAATCGGATTTTATAGCATTATATATAAGTTTTTACCATTCATGATGCCGTCTTCAATCTGCTCAGCCATTGGATTTTTGTTTGATATCTTGATCTTCCCAGACTTTGGAACGCTAATTTCGTCTAAGTAGTTTTCCTCAATGAATATCTTGACATTTTTTCTTGCAAACCTTTTTTCAACATTGATAAGGATATACTTTTCCCTAAAGTCTACATCAACTGGAATTTTTCCTTTTTTTTCTTTTACTGGCTTTTCCATTGGCCTTACATCAATTGAAAATCCTATCGCGTTTTCCAAAGCCCTTATGTTCTTTCCTTCCTTTCCAATAATCGAAGGGATATCGTCATTATTGAGGTATAGTGCAATTCTAGAATCTGATACAGCTTCTAGTTCAAAAGGCATCCCAAGCTCAGCATTTAATCTTTCCTTTAGCTTTGATAGCGCCAATCTCTTCATTGGGGAAGTCTCTTTCCTCCTTGCCTTAAGGGGCATCACGACGACCTGCTCCCCGTATGTGTAAATCTCATAGAGAGGAGTTTTAGAGTAGAAATCCTTTACCTCAACTATCGGCCTTGCAAGATCCGCTTCATTCATGCCATGAGGAACTTTTACTACAAACTCTAAATCTAATACCTGGTTAACTTCACCATTTTTTATGAATATGATTGTGTCAATAAGCTGGGGGATAATCCCTAGTTCAATCCTTCCAATGAAACGCTGTATGGCATCTACAGGCTTTGTTGCATGGACAACACCCACCATCCCCACACCTGCAAGCCTCATGTCGGCATATATCTTGAAATCATCTGTCACCCTCATCTCATCAAAAACTGTGAAGTCTGGCCTTACCAGAAGTAATATATCGCCGGTCTTTGCCATATCGCCTTCAAGTGCGGTATACTGGGTTATCTCAGGCTGCACATTTAGGTCCCTTGGCTTTTCCATGGTCTTTACTATCTTCTCTAAAGAAGCATAGTATTCTGCTATTGCCTGAGCAAATGTGGATTTGCCCATACCAGGTGCACCGGCAATTAGTATCCCTTCTGCAGTTTCAAGCCTCCTCATGAGCTGCTCAGGTATATTGTAATCTTCTAATGTTAGTTTTTTAACAGGCCTTACCGCAGTAATCTCAAACCTATCGGAAAATGGAGGAGAGGTAATAACTATCCTATACTCCTGTAACTGGACAACATCGGCCCCTTTTTCATCAAGCTCAATGAAGCTATCCCTTGTAGTCTTTGCACGCTCTAGGATATCAAGAGATATCTCGTTTAACTCTTCCTCGGTGTAAATCCTATCATATTTTTCAAGGACGATTGAACCTGGCTTTCCTTTCTTTCTAGCCGGCATTATACCGTCCTTTAAATGAACGGAAAGAGTTTCTGAGTCAAAGAAATCTTCAATCTTTAGCTTTACCTTTTTGTAAGGGGCTAGAAAAATAGACGGGATCCCTTTTGCCTCTGCGATATCCTTCTGTATTAGGTCGCCTGTAACAAGTGTAGCACCTAGATCCATCGCAGCCTCTCTAATAATGGCGTCAATATCCCCCTTTTTGGCACCTGCAATTTCATACTTTGTTGGCCTCTTCCCGTAGTATTCCAGTGGTACAAAAAGTTCATGCGACATCTTAAATATGGTCTTTAGCTCTGCAATCCCAGATATCCCAGAAGATTTCCCTTCATTTGCAAGATGTTCAACTTCAGCGACTGTGGCCTCGGCTATGACAATCTTTTCTAAATCCTTGACAAAATCAGCGTCGCGCAAAAGAGCCTTGAACCTGCCGTCAACTACAACGGATGTATCCGGTACAGCTATCATATGCATCACAAGGCTAGTATATTTCTCCCTGTGGGTATACTACTATGCCCTGTTCAGTTATCGAAAAGGGGTACTGCTTAATCTTGTGGTTTGTCTCCCTCATCTTTCTGATGAATATGCTCCTCTTATACTCTGCCATCCTTGGCATCGCCTTTTCGCCTTCCACAAGGTGCATTGTTATGACTCCTCTAGTTATGAACTCTTCATACCCAAACCTAGAGTATCCCTGGCCATGAATAATCTCAGTTATCAAAATCGAAGTAGCCTTTGTCTCTGTTAGGACCCTTCCCATCATGTAGATATCATCACGCATTTTTTCTGGCTCATCAGAAAAGAAAAATGCGGGGAGTGAATCTATAACGATCCTTTTTGCATTGATTTCCATGGCTATCTCATATAATCGTGAAAGTAGGGCCTTTATGTCAACATCACTTTTCACATAGAAGCTTTCATCAGTTGGAACGCCAACTCTTAATGATGCTGCATCCAGGATGACAATCTTTTTCAAATCCTCATACTTTTTTATATCCCATCCAAACTGTGAAGCTTCCCTCCTAAGCTCATCAGGTTTCTCTTCAAACGTTACATAGATGCCTGCTTCCCCAAAATCCTTGGCACCTGTGTAGATATACTGTAAGGAAAATATGGTCTTTCCTGTTCCTGCCTCTCCAGATAGTAATATTGATGAGCTTTTTGGGAGGCCACCTCCTATAAGTTCATCAAGGCCTTTTATTCCTGTTTTTACCCTTTCTTCCATAATTCTCACCTATATTCTTAATGTAACTAGGAAAAATGAAAGTATCATTATTACAATTCCTAATATAAATACACTAAATGACGTGTTAATAAATGCTTCCTTCCTTATATTGTCCTCCTTTAGTTTTGAGGATTTGAATGCAGTTATAAATGATCCCATGAATAGTATGCTTGAAATTAGTAAGAAAACTGATAATGATTCCTTGAAGATATAGTTTGATATCAAGGCATATTGCGCCAAAAATAGAGAAACTGCAACCATTATGATAGATATGTGGATCATGCTCTGGGATGTTTCATTCAATTACCTCACCCCCGCCATAAGGCCGTAAAGGTAGAAGATGTAACCTAGAACGCCGATTATAAGGTAGACCATGTACTGGGTCTTATAGTCCTTTTCTTCAAGATTATACTTAAACTGCATTATTATGTGGATTGTATATAGTATAATTGAAAATAGAATACTCGATGATCTCGCAATCTCTGGGTATGATGCCGGGGAGAACTTCAATAGAGAGTTCAAGATATCTGAGGAGCTCAAAATAAAAATGAACAATAAAAGGTATCCCATTATGCCAAATGTTTCCCCCATGATAAAGTACATCGTCTTTGACTTGTAGTCGTTTGTTGTGTTATACAATATGAATGTGATGAGCTCTACGGTAAAGAATAAGAGGATGGCTGTTCCAATCCCTAAAAAAAGTACATCTACCATGGAATCCCTTATATCGTAAATCTATCAAATATTACGTTATTGTTATCTATACGATACTTTATTCTTTTATAGTTTCCGCTGTAGAGCTTCCCAAAATCAACGTAAAATATCTCTTCACCCATCTCAACTGCCCTTTCTAAGAATAGGGTAGCCTCTGCAAGATGCCTTATCGATACTTCAACTTCATCCTTGTGCATGCCCTTGTGCAATAGTATTATTATTCTAGTATTTTTTTCTCTGCCTATTGCAAATAATCGCTGTAGGAACCTATACACTGGAACAAGGCCTAATGTGACTATTAAAGGAGAAAGAGAGTCTATTATTACCGTTGTGTCTTTTCCAGTTTCTTCCCTTGCCGTGAAGATGTTCCTTATTATTTCATCTAGATCATATGCATACGAGATGTGGTATTTTTCAGCACTTTTTATGCCCAATCTTTCCGTATAACAGTCTATTATGAACTTGGGTTTGAAAAGTTCCCTTATTTCTACAGGACTCTTATCTATGCCAACATAGATTAGGTCCCCCTTGATTAATTCTTTGCCAAAATACTCTTTTCCAGTTTCTGGCTCTCCTAATAGGAGAATGTTGTTCTGATCTAGCTCTTTGAGCATAGGGCGATTTCACCCCAGATTTTATCTATCTCACTTACTGTTGCAACTTTTATCCCTGGAATATCTAGTTTTGGTTTTTCTTTCCCGGCATAAATAGCACAGAATTTTCCTATCTGCATGAATGAATCCCTAAGTTTAACAGCAAATAATATCCCTTCCATCTTCCTCAATCTTTCGAACAGTTCCTCGGCTTTCTTTACAGTTATTGAATCGATTGCGTAAGTTTCGGGGATTATTTCAATCATGTAGTAATTTTCGCCAAGTTTTTTGTGATCTAGAGTTAGCCTGTATTTTAAGACATTTTTCAGCTTTTTTAAGCGGAAATGAATGGTGGTATCTGGGATATTTGTGAGCTTTGAGATGTCAGTTATTGAGATTCTCGCATTTTCCTTCATGACATCTATAATCTTCTGGTCTATATCTTTCATACAAAGTAATTATTTAATTCAATATTTAAATTTTTCGCAATAATTTTTGTGCCAATTGGAATTTAAATATCAATAATTGATAAATAATTGCGAATTTGGCATATATTACCGAAACATTTAAAAACAATCCCTGATTATTTGTATTGTCCATGTAAAAATGGAGGTTAACAAAATGATGAAATTTTTTAGAAAGCACAGAAAGGCTGTTTCACCAGTTATTGCAGTCATGTTATTGGTCGCAGTAGCTGTTGCAGCAGTTGGAGCATACTTTATTTGGTTTAGATCTTTCCAGACGCAGACACAAAAGTCAGTCCAGGAAACAAGCGAAGGTGCACTCGG is a genomic window of Methanofastidiosum sp. containing:
- a CDS encoding MEMO1 family protein, translated to MYRPSYVAGSFYPGDKSSLQKMIEKYIEEAKKDIDFIDEGKNVGMLCPHAGYVYSGKTQAHSYYYMSSSPPETFVILGPNHTGLGLPVALMDKGSWETPFGEIKINEELASKIVENSGFVGVDSAAHKYEHSIEVQLPFLQYTKKDATFVPICMGIQDKETAVEIGKAIAKSSKEPLGVIASSDLVHYGNRFGYNPLRGNKEETLSWIKKNDMEILKMAENFDIDRLYNFIDSKDYTTCGYGPLSAMLSCMRELGAKKARILDYSNSYETSGDWSAVVGYGSVGIRC
- the mvk gene encoding mevalonate kinase — protein: MLVSAPGKIILFGEHSVVYGKGAIASAIDLRTYTDGKLLNDKVIKIHANDLKIPGLSISFSEEEIFLGTDYGKAGFVVSYVKSAIDRVFSEYGSRKGFEVSIRSDIPVGAGLGSSAAVVIPTLKLLSELLEMKFSNEEIAKMGKEVEFEVQGSSSGIDPAVSALGGGVYFKKGKIERFSAPNLPLIVGYTGEKGSTKVLLEKVKALKEEYPGIVDNIMDAMEEIADKGRRILSDNGDLKELGSLMNINNGLLEAIGVSTKELSELVFASRISGALGAKITGAGGGGCMYALAPNKMKEVETAIRIAGGIPIKTKTTDEGVRVERE
- a CDS encoding diaminopropionate ammonia-lyase yields the protein MNVSSYLDYIKNNRARDYSVKKASTDFVSQDVAKKVRSIYSGMHEYDRTPLVSLEKLSGKIGVGKILVKDESYRFGLNSFKSLGGVYAIYKTLEEIAGKNISISEIFSPQFKETIGELTFSAATDGNHGLGVAWASMNLGQKAVIYLPKGTVPQRIEAIKKTGAKAVVIDGNYDDAVEKMARDGENEGWQVISDTAWEGYQDIPTWIMQGYTVLFDEAMEEIKENGGDMPTHIILQAGVGSFSASGVGYFNSIYGKKRPISIIVEPDNAACFYESMQINDGKPHRAKGDLSTIMAGLSCGVPNPIAWDIHLDYSDVFVSCRDELSALSMRSLGNPLKGDKKVISGESGAIGLGVLMYIKNDLEIGKDSEVLLISTEGDTDPKGYLDVVWGGKLPSELPI
- a CDS encoding site-2 protease family protein encodes the protein MNNFTNKEITELLVAWAALSIAFGFAFSGGVFALSNVNRMILFISSLPKYFVIVGAAFLLHELSHKFTAIKYGYPAQFHLWQTGLLLALGMSFALGIVFAAPGAVYIYGLTDEKKDAKISLSGPLANMIVAVSTLALFRFTFIPLLAQVAYVSAFIGVFNLLPFGPLDGSKIFKHEKMWWIALMAVGVIIILTI
- a CDS encoding site-2 protease family protein translates to MPWSLKFGSILGIPIELHITFLLLLLIFSIFGFIPLLVIVLLFASVLVHELAHSLVGRHYGAKIKKITLLPIGGVSQMEAIPKGHEFAIAVIGPITSITLGVILFLFGSLFGLKMYFDLNWIQLGSLTDIVRIVMSLNFLLGAFNIIPAFPMDGGRVLRAFLSSRMDYLRATEISVRIGQGLAIVFAFVGVFYNPWLIIIAFFIYMGGMGEYQSTQMSSALKGIKVKDLMVKDVVTVSPNDTLEDFEKILIEKRHKGYPVVLDGNVLGIITTNELLSVPRIKWFETKIQDVMTKDIITATPNMEVFELHTKLAEKNLGRAPVIENGRLIGFISKTDILKFSEILMLKRM
- a CDS encoding type II toxin-antitoxin system RelE/ParE family toxin; the protein is MYQIKFDNEAINFLNGLSKNLKERIYYKIISTKDNPHHYFEKLTGREDYKLRVGNYRVIADIDDQAKFIYITHIGHRKNIYKNI
- the tadA gene encoding Flp pilus assembly complex ATPase component TadA; translation: MIAVPDTSVVVDGRFKALLRDADFVKDLEKIVIAEATVAEVEHLANEGKSSGISGIAELKTIFKMSHELFVPLEYYGKRPTKYEIAGAKKGDIDAIIREAAMDLGATLVTGDLIQKDIAEAKGIPSIFLAPYKKVKLKIEDFFDSETLSVHLKDGIMPARKKGKPGSIVLEKYDRIYTEEELNEISLDILERAKTTRDSFIELDEKGADVVQLQEYRIVITSPPFSDRFEITAVRPVKKLTLEDYNIPEQLMRRLETAEGILIAGAPGMGKSTFAQAIAEYYASLEKIVKTMEKPRDLNVQPEITQYTALEGDMAKTGDILLLVRPDFTVFDEMRVTDDFKIYADMRLAGVGMVGVVHATKPVDAIQRFIGRIELGIIPQLIDTIIFIKNGEVNQVLDLEFVVKVPHGMNEADLARPIVEVKDFYSKTPLYEIYTYGEQVVVMPLKARRKETSPMKRLALSKLKERLNAELGMPFELEAVSDSRIALYLNNDDIPSIIGKEGKNIRALENAIGFSIDVRPMEKPVKEKKGKIPVDVDFREKYILINVEKRFARKNVKIFIEENYLDEISVPKSGKIKISNKNPMAEQIEDGIMNGKNLYIML
- a CDS encoding AAA family ATPase — translated: MEERVKTGIKGLDELIGGGLPKSSSILLSGEAGTGKTIFSLQYIYTGAKDFGEAGIYVTFEEKPDELRREASQFGWDIKKYEDLKKIVILDAASLRVGVPTDESFYVKSDVDIKALLSRLYEIAMEINAKRIVIDSLPAFFFSDEPEKMRDDIYMMGRVLTETKATSILITEIIHGQGYSRFGYEEFITRGVITMHLVEGEKAMPRMAEYKRSIFIRKMRETNHKIKQYPFSITEQGIVVYPQGEIY
- a CDS encoding winged helix-turn-helix transcriptional regulator — its product is MKDIDQKIIDVMKENARISITDISKLTNIPDTTIHFRLKKLKNVLKYRLTLDHKKLGENYYMIEIIPETYAIDSITVKKAEELFERLRKMEGILFAVKLRDSFMQIGKFCAIYAGKEKPKLDIPGIKVATVSEIDKIWGEIALCSKS